In Streptomyces nodosus, one DNA window encodes the following:
- the ctaC gene encoding aa3-type cytochrome oxidase subunit II produces the protein MSPNGSDRSPRRPMRRKLLQALTAGLVLATATGCTYKDFPRLGMPTPTTEEAPMILSLWQGSWAAALVVGCLVWGLILWSAFFHRRSRTKVEVPPQTRYNMPIEALYTVVPLIIVSVLFYFTARDESKLMDTSKKPDLTVNVIGYQWSWGFNYVEPVAGVTGDAKTDPNLDAIPDRYKKDFPVNAGGVYDFGTPATRNPQTGNPGPTLWLPKGKTVRFVLTSRDVIHSFWVVPFLMKQDVIPGHTNAFQVTPNKEGTFLGKCAELCGVDHSRMLFNVKVVSPERYEQHLKDLAKKGQTGYIPAGIAQTSHEKNRETNNL, from the coding sequence GTGAGTCCCAACGGCTCCGACCGCTCGCCGCGGCGCCCGATGCGGCGGAAGCTGCTGCAGGCACTGACCGCGGGCCTGGTCCTGGCGACCGCCACCGGTTGCACATACAAGGACTTCCCCCGCCTTGGTATGCCCACCCCGACCACGGAAGAGGCTCCGATGATCCTCTCCCTGTGGCAGGGGTCCTGGGCGGCCGCGCTCGTTGTCGGCTGCCTGGTCTGGGGCCTGATCCTGTGGAGCGCGTTCTTCCACCGACGCAGCCGCACCAAGGTCGAGGTCCCTCCGCAGACCCGGTACAACATGCCGATCGAGGCGCTGTACACGGTCGTCCCCCTCATCATCGTCTCGGTGCTCTTCTACTTCACGGCCCGTGACGAGTCGAAGCTCATGGACACCTCCAAGAAGCCCGACCTCACCGTCAACGTCATCGGCTACCAGTGGAGCTGGGGCTTCAACTACGTCGAGCCGGTCGCCGGTGTGACGGGAGACGCCAAGACCGATCCGAACCTGGACGCGATCCCGGACCGGTACAAGAAGGACTTCCCGGTGAACGCCGGCGGTGTCTACGACTTCGGCACCCCCGCCACGCGGAACCCGCAGACCGGCAACCCGGGTCCCACCCTGTGGCTCCCCAAGGGCAAGACGGTCCGCTTCGTCCTCACCTCGCGTGACGTCATCCACTCCTTCTGGGTGGTGCCGTTCCTGATGAAGCAGGACGTCATCCCGGGCCACACCAACGCCTTCCAGGTGACCCCCAACAAGGAGGGCACCTTCCTGGGCAAGTGCGCCGAACTCTGCGGCGTCGACCACTCCCGGATGCTGTTCAACGTGAAGGTCGTCTCCCCCGAGCGCTACGAGCAGCATCTCAAGGACCTCGCCAAGAAGGGGCAGACCGGTTACATTCCCGCGGGCATCGCGCAGACGAGCCACGAGAAGAACCGGGAGACGAACAACCTGTGA
- a CDS encoding cysteine desulfurase/sulfurtransferase TusA family protein has translation MSYFDAASAAPLHPVARQALTASLDEGWADPSRLYREGRRARLLLDAAREAAAEAVGCRPDELVFTTSGTRAVHSGIEGALAGRRRVGRHLIVSAVEHSSVLHSAEVLQRDGGTVTRVPVSRAGAVTPEAYGAALRPDTALACLQSANHEVGTVQPVAEVAEVCRAAGVPLLVDAAQSLGWGPVDDGWSLLTASAHKWGGPSGVGLLAVRKGVRFAPQGPADERESGRAAGFENIPAIVAAAASLRAVREQAAGESVRLRELTERIRARVPELVPDVEVVGDPRRRLPGIVTFSCLYVDGESLLHELDRADFSVSSGSSCTSSTLTPSHVLKAMGVLSEGNVRISLPSGTSAEEVDRFLSVLPDAVATVRGKLGAPSPRTAADRDALVVDALGKRCPIPVIELAKVIGDVPVGARVRVLSDDEAARLDIPAWCEMREQEYLGEEPAERGSAYTVRRLS, from the coding sequence GTGTCCTACTTCGACGCCGCTTCCGCGGCCCCCCTGCACCCCGTGGCCCGCCAGGCCCTGACGGCCTCGCTCGACGAGGGCTGGGCCGATCCGTCCCGTCTGTACCGGGAGGGGCGCCGGGCCCGGCTCCTGCTGGACGCGGCACGTGAGGCGGCGGCGGAGGCGGTGGGCTGCCGCCCGGACGAACTGGTGTTCACCACCTCCGGCACCCGGGCGGTGCACTCCGGGATCGAGGGGGCGCTGGCGGGCCGCCGCCGGGTGGGCCGCCACCTGATCGTGTCCGCGGTCGAACACTCTTCGGTGCTCCACTCCGCGGAGGTGCTGCAACGCGACGGGGGCACCGTGACCCGGGTGCCGGTCTCCCGCGCGGGCGCCGTCACCCCGGAGGCGTACGGAGCGGCGCTGCGTCCGGACACCGCGCTGGCCTGTCTCCAGTCGGCCAACCACGAGGTGGGGACCGTGCAGCCGGTGGCCGAGGTGGCCGAGGTGTGCCGGGCGGCGGGGGTGCCGCTGCTGGTGGACGCGGCGCAGTCGCTGGGCTGGGGTCCGGTGGACGACGGCTGGTCGCTGCTGACGGCCAGTGCGCACAAATGGGGCGGCCCCTCGGGTGTCGGGCTTCTGGCCGTACGCAAGGGGGTGCGCTTCGCCCCTCAAGGGCCCGCGGACGAACGGGAGTCGGGGCGGGCCGCCGGCTTCGAGAACATTCCGGCGATCGTGGCGGCCGCGGCCTCGCTACGGGCGGTGCGGGAGCAGGCTGCCGGCGAGTCGGTGCGGCTGCGGGAGCTGACGGAGCGCATCCGGGCGCGGGTGCCGGAGCTGGTCCCCGATGTGGAGGTGGTGGGCGACCCGCGGCGCCGTCTGCCCGGGATCGTCACCTTCTCCTGTCTCTATGTCGACGGGGAAAGCCTGTTGCACGAGCTGGACCGGGCGGATTTCTCGGTTTCGTCCGGATCGTCCTGCACCAGCAGCACGCTGACACCGAGCCATGTCCTCAAGGCGATGGGGGTGCTCAGCGAGGGCAATGTCCGGATCTCGCTGCCGTCCGGGACCTCGGCCGAGGAGGTCGACCGGTTCCTCTCGGTGCTGCCGGACGCGGTGGCGACGGTGCGCGGGAAGCTGGGCGCACCGTCCCCGAGGACCGCCGCCGACCGGGACGCCCTGGTCGTCGACGCCCTCGGCAAGCGCTGCCCGATCCCGGTGATCGAACTGGCGAAGGTCATCGGGGATGTGCCGGTCGGGGCCAGGGTGCGGGTGCTCTCGGACGACGAGGCGGCGCGTCTGGACATCCCGGCCTGGTGCGAGATGCGGGAGCAGGAGTACCTCGGGGAGGAGCCGGCGGAGCGGGGCTCCGCCTATACGGTCCGCCGGCTCTCCTAG
- a CDS encoding carbohydrate kinase family protein, translated as MRIAVTGSIATDHLMTFPGRFSDQLVADQLHTVSLSFLVDRLDVRRGGVGANIAFGMGQLGTAPILVGAAGSDFDEYRAWLDRHGVDTTSVRISETQHTARFVCTTDADHNQIGSFYTGAMSEARLIELKTVADRVGGLDLVLIGADDPEAMMRHTEECRSRSIPFAADFSQQIARMNGDEIRILLDGATYLFSNEYEKGLIETKTGLTDAEILAKVGHRVTTLGSRGVRIERSGEDPVEVGVPEETAKVDPTGVGDAFRAGFLSGLVWGVSHERAAQVGCMLATLVIETLGTQEYQLRRAHFMDRFTKAYGDEAALEVQKFLI; from the coding sequence GTGCGTATCGCAGTCACCGGCTCCATCGCCACCGACCACCTCATGACCTTCCCCGGGCGTTTCTCGGACCAGCTCGTCGCCGACCAGCTGCACACGGTCTCGCTCTCCTTCCTGGTCGACCGCCTGGACGTGCGCCGCGGCGGGGTGGGCGCGAACATCGCCTTCGGCATGGGGCAGCTCGGCACCGCGCCGATCCTGGTCGGCGCGGCCGGCTCGGACTTCGACGAGTACCGGGCATGGCTGGACCGGCACGGCGTGGACACGACGTCGGTGCGCATCTCCGAGACCCAGCACACCGCCCGCTTCGTGTGCACCACCGACGCCGACCACAACCAGATCGGCTCCTTCTACACCGGTGCGATGAGCGAGGCCCGCCTCATCGAGCTCAAGACGGTGGCCGACCGGGTGGGCGGTCTCGATCTGGTGCTGATCGGCGCCGACGATCCGGAGGCGATGATGCGCCACACGGAGGAGTGCCGCAGCCGGTCCATCCCGTTCGCCGCGGACTTCTCGCAGCAGATCGCACGCATGAACGGCGACGAGATCCGGATACTGCTGGACGGGGCGACCTACCTCTTCTCCAACGAGTACGAGAAGGGGCTCATCGAGACCAAGACGGGCCTGACCGACGCCGAGATCCTGGCCAAGGTGGGCCACCGGGTGACCACCCTCGGCTCCCGGGGCGTGCGCATCGAGCGGTCCGGCGAGGACCCGGTCGAGGTCGGGGTGCCCGAGGAGACGGCCAAGGTCGACCCGACGGGCGTCGGGGACGCCTTCCGCGCGGGCTTTCTGTCGGGCCTGGTCTGGGGCGTCTCGCACGAGCGCGCGGCCCAGGTCGGCTGCATGCTGGCGACCCTGGTCATCGAGACCCTGGGCACCCAGGAGTACCAGCTGCGCCGCGCCCACTTCATGGACCGCTTCACCAAGGCCTACGGCGACGAGGCCGCGCTCGAGGTCCAGAAGTTCCTGATCTGA
- the erpA gene encoding iron-sulfur cluster insertion protein ErpA — protein MSVQDETTTVTDGIILTDAAAAKVKALLDQEGREDLALRVAVQPGGCSGLRYQLFFDERSLDGDVKKDFDGVKVVTDRMSAPYLGGATIDFVDTIEKQGFTIDNPNATGSCACGDSFS, from the coding sequence ATGTCCGTACAGGACGAGACCACCACCGTCACCGACGGCATCATCCTGACCGACGCCGCTGCGGCCAAGGTCAAGGCCCTGCTCGACCAGGAAGGCCGTGAGGACCTGGCGCTGCGCGTCGCCGTCCAGCCCGGCGGCTGCTCCGGCCTGCGCTACCAGCTCTTCTTCGACGAGCGCTCCCTCGACGGCGACGTGAAGAAGGACTTCGACGGAGTCAAGGTCGTCACCGACCGTATGAGCGCCCCCTACCTGGGCGGCGCCACCATCGACTTCGTCGACACCATCGAGAAGCAGGGCTTCACCATCGACAACCCGAACGCGACGGGCTCCTGCGCCTGCGGCGACTCCTTCAGCTGA
- the nadA gene encoding quinolinate synthase NadA has protein sequence MTTAQPQELDVQPTPLALLLLGREADPRSERGVECPGDLPSPSDPDLVERARVAKEKLGDKVFVLGHHYQRDEVIQFADVTGDSFKLAREAAARPEAEYIVFCGVHFMAESADILTSDEQKVVLPDLAAGCSMADMATAEQVAECWDVLTEAGVAEQVVPVSYMNSSADIKAFTGRHGGTICTSSNAKRALEWAFQQGEKVLFLPDQHLGRNTAVRDLGMSLEDCVVYNPHKPNGGLTAEELRAATMILWRGHCSVHGRFNLDSVNDVRERIPGVNVLVHPECRHEVVAAADHVGSTEYIIKALEAAPAGSKWAIGTELNLVRRLANRFASEDKEIVFLDRTVCFCSTMNRIDLPHLVWALESLAEGNLVNRIEVDKETESFAKLALERMLALP, from the coding sequence GTGACCACCGCCCAACCCCAGGAGCTCGACGTCCAGCCGACGCCCCTCGCCCTGCTGTTGCTCGGCCGTGAGGCCGATCCGAGGAGCGAGCGAGGCGTGGAGTGTCCCGGCGACCTGCCCTCCCCGTCCGACCCGGACCTGGTCGAGCGCGCCCGGGTGGCCAAGGAGAAGCTCGGGGACAAGGTCTTCGTGCTCGGCCACCACTACCAGCGCGACGAGGTCATCCAGTTCGCCGATGTCACGGGCGACTCCTTCAAGCTGGCCCGGGAGGCCGCGGCGCGGCCGGAGGCCGAGTACATCGTCTTCTGCGGTGTGCACTTCATGGCGGAGTCGGCGGACATCCTCACCTCCGACGAGCAGAAGGTGGTCCTGCCGGACCTGGCGGCCGGCTGCTCCATGGCCGACATGGCGACGGCCGAACAGGTCGCCGAGTGCTGGGACGTGCTGACCGAGGCGGGCGTCGCCGAGCAGGTGGTGCCGGTCTCGTACATGAACTCGTCCGCCGACATCAAGGCGTTCACGGGTCGGCACGGCGGCACCATCTGCACCTCCTCGAACGCGAAGCGGGCCCTGGAGTGGGCCTTCCAGCAGGGCGAGAAGGTCCTGTTCCTCCCGGACCAGCACCTGGGCCGCAACACGGCGGTACGGGACCTGGGCATGTCGCTCGAGGACTGCGTCGTCTACAACCCGCACAAGCCGAACGGCGGGCTGACGGCCGAGGAGCTGCGCGCCGCCACGATGATCCTGTGGCGTGGCCACTGCTCGGTGCACGGCCGCTTCAACCTGGACTCGGTGAACGACGTCCGGGAGCGGATCCCCGGGGTGAACGTGCTGGTCCACCCCGAGTGCCGGCACGAGGTCGTGGCCGCCGCGGACCACGTCGGCTCGACGGAGTACATCATCAAGGCGCTGGAGGCGGCACCGGCGGGCTCCAAGTGGGCCATCGGCACCGAGCTCAACCTCGTACGGCGGCTGGCAAATCGTTTCGCCTCGGAGGACAAGGAGATCGTCTTCCTCGACCGGACGGTGTGCTTCTGCTCGACGATGAACCGCATCGACCTGCCGCACCTGGTGTGGGCACTGGAGTCGCTGGCGGAGGGCAACCTGGTCAACCGCATCGAGGTGGACAAGGAGACGGAGTCCTTCGCGAAGCTGGCCCTGGAACGCATGCTGGCGCTGCCGTAG
- a CDS encoding efflux RND transporter permease subunit — translation MSWLSRFSLAQRALIGLMSIIAIVFGAIAIPQLKQQLLPTIDLPMVSVLAPYQGASPDVVEKQVVEPLEDSLQGVTGIKGITSRASEGNAVIMASFDYGNDTKQLVADVQQAVNRARVRLPNSVEPQVIAGSTDDMPTVVLAVTSDKDQQALADQLDKTVVPALKDISGVGQVTVNGARDLQVTVTPDQAKLARAGLSTAQLGQALQAGGATVPAGSFDEDGANRTVQVGGGFTSLRQIQDLMVAGEPGGSGKPVRLGDVATVRQQEARTDAITRTDGKPSLAVVVTMDHDGSAVAISDAVKDKLPDLRKDLGSGATLTVVSDQGPAVSKAISGLTTEGALGLLFAVLVILVFLASIRSTLVTAVSIPLSVVLALIVLWTRDLSLNMLTLGALTIAIGRVVDDSIVVLENIKRHLGYGEERQSAILTAVREVAGAVTSSTLTTVAVFLPIGLVGGMVGELFGSFSLTVTAALLASLLVSLTVVPVLSYWFLRAPKGTPEDAEAARRAAEEKEAKSRLQRLYVPVLRFATRRRLTSVAIAVVVLVATFGMAPLLKTNFFDQGEQQVLSISQKLKPGTSLAATDASVRKVEKMLSGTKGVKDYQVTIGSSGFMAAFGGGTDTNQASYSVMLDDSAKGTDVQNRIEDGLASLSGVGTTTVSAGDGFGSQDLSVVVKAADADTLRKAAADVRTEVAKLKNVTDVTSDLAQSVPRISVKANSRAAAAGFNDQTLGAAVGQAVQGTPSGKAIIDDTERDIVIRAAKPATTLNQLKNLSLGAVKLGDIADVKLVDGPVSMTRIDGQRAATITARPTGDNTGAVSTELQSKIDALKLPSGATAQIGGVSQDQDDAFKNLGLAMLAAVAIVFMLLVATFRSLAQPLILLVSIPFAATGAIGLLIVTGTPMGVPAMIGMLMLIGIVVTNAIVLIDLINQYRTQGYGIVEAVIEGGRHRLRPILMTALATIFALLPMALGVTGEGGFISQPLAVVVIGGLITSTLLTLLLVPTLYAMLELRKERRAEKKAAKRAKRDGTPTAPSEPAEVTRADESGEPEHASV, via the coding sequence ATGTCCTGGCTGTCACGATTCAGCCTCGCGCAACGGGCCCTGATAGGTCTGATGTCGATCATTGCGATCGTCTTCGGGGCGATCGCCATCCCGCAGCTCAAGCAGCAACTCCTGCCCACCATCGACCTGCCCATGGTCTCCGTCCTGGCGCCGTACCAGGGCGCCTCCCCGGACGTCGTCGAGAAGCAGGTCGTCGAGCCCCTCGAGGACAGCCTTCAGGGTGTCACCGGGATCAAGGGCATCACCTCCCGGGCGAGCGAGGGCAACGCCGTCATCATGGCGTCCTTCGACTACGGCAACGACACCAAGCAGCTCGTCGCCGACGTCCAGCAGGCCGTCAACCGGGCCCGCGTCCGGCTCCCGAACTCGGTCGAACCGCAGGTCATCGCGGGTTCGACGGACGACATGCCGACCGTGGTGCTCGCCGTCACCTCCGACAAGGACCAGCAGGCCCTGGCCGACCAGCTGGACAAGACGGTGGTGCCCGCGCTGAAGGACATCAGCGGGGTCGGCCAGGTCACCGTCAACGGTGCACGCGACCTCCAGGTCACCGTCACGCCCGACCAGGCCAAGCTCGCCCGGGCGGGCCTGTCCACGGCCCAGCTCGGCCAGGCCCTTCAGGCGGGCGGCGCCACGGTCCCCGCGGGCTCCTTCGACGAGGACGGCGCCAACCGCACCGTCCAGGTCGGCGGCGGCTTCACCTCGCTGCGGCAGATCCAGGACCTGATGGTGGCGGGAGAGCCCGGCGGCAGCGGCAAGCCCGTACGCCTCGGTGACGTCGCCACGGTCCGGCAGCAGGAGGCCAGGACCGACGCCATCACCCGGACCGACGGCAAGCCCAGCCTCGCCGTGGTCGTCACCATGGACCACGACGGCAGCGCGGTCGCCATCTCCGACGCCGTCAAGGACAAGCTGCCGGACCTGCGCAAGGACCTCGGCAGCGGCGCCACCCTCACCGTGGTCAGCGACCAGGGCCCGGCGGTCTCCAAGGCCATCTCCGGTCTGACGACCGAGGGCGCGCTGGGTCTGCTCTTCGCGGTGCTGGTGATCCTGGTCTTCCTGGCGTCGATCCGTTCCACCCTCGTCACGGCGGTCTCGATCCCGCTGTCGGTGGTCCTGGCCCTGATCGTGCTGTGGACGCGCGACCTCTCGCTGAACATGCTGACGCTCGGCGCGCTCACCATCGCCATCGGCCGGGTCGTCGACGACTCCATCGTGGTCCTGGAGAACATCAAGCGGCACCTCGGCTACGGCGAGGAGCGCCAGAGCGCGATCCTCACCGCGGTCCGCGAGGTGGCCGGAGCGGTGACCTCCTCCACGCTGACGACGGTCGCGGTCTTCCTGCCGATCGGCCTGGTCGGCGGCATGGTGGGCGAGCTGTTCGGCTCGTTCTCCCTCACCGTGACGGCGGCGCTGCTGGCCTCGCTGCTGGTGTCGCTGACGGTGGTCCCGGTCCTGTCGTACTGGTTCCTGCGGGCCCCGAAGGGCACGCCCGAGGACGCGGAGGCGGCCCGCCGCGCCGCGGAGGAGAAGGAGGCGAAGAGCCGCCTTCAGCGCCTGTACGTTCCGGTGCTGCGCTTCGCGACCCGCCGCCGCCTCACCAGTGTGGCCATCGCGGTGGTCGTGCTGGTCGCGACCTTCGGCATGGCGCCCCTGCTGAAGACGAACTTCTTCGACCAGGGCGAGCAGCAGGTCCTCAGCATCAGTCAGAAGCTCAAGCCGGGCACCAGCCTGGCGGCGACCGACGCCTCGGTGCGCAAGGTCGAGAAGATGCTCTCCGGGACGAAGGGCGTCAAGGACTACCAGGTGACGATCGGTTCGTCCGGTTTCATGGCCGCCTTCGGCGGCGGCACGGACACCAACCAGGCGTCGTACTCGGTGATGCTCGACGACTCGGCCAAGGGTACGGACGTGCAGAACCGCATCGAGGACGGGCTGGCCTCGCTCTCCGGGGTCGGCACCACCACGGTGTCGGCCGGGGACGGCTTCGGCAGCCAGGACCTGAGCGTGGTCGTCAAGGCGGCCGACGCGGACACCCTGCGCAAGGCCGCGGCGGACGTCCGCACCGAGGTCGCGAAGCTCAAGAACGTCACCGATGTGACGAGCGACCTGGCGCAGAGCGTGCCCCGTATCTCGGTCAAGGCCAACTCCCGTGCGGCGGCGGCCGGTTTCAACGACCAGACGCTGGGCGCCGCGGTCGGCCAGGCGGTGCAGGGCACCCCGTCCGGCAAGGCGATCATCGACGACACCGAGCGGGACATCGTCATCCGGGCGGCGAAGCCGGCCACGACGCTGAACCAGCTGAAGAACCTGAGCCTCGGCGCGGTCAAGCTCGGTGACATCGCCGATGTGAAGCTGGTGGACGGTCCGGTGTCGATGACCCGGATCGACGGTCAGCGGGCGGCGACGATCACCGCGCGCCCGACGGGTGACAACACCGGCGCGGTGAGCACGGAGCTCCAGTCGAAGATCGACGCTCTGAAGCTGCCGTCCGGCGCGACCGCGCAGATCGGTGGTGTCTCGCAGGACCAGGACGACGCGTTCAAGAACCTCGGCCTGGCGATGCTGGCGGCCGTGGCGATCGTGTTCATGCTGCTGGTGGCGACGTTCCGCAGCCTGGCCCAGCCGCTGATCCTGCTGGTCTCCATCCCGTTCGCGGCGACGGGCGCGATCGGTCTCCTGATCGTCACGGGCACCCCGATGGGTGTTCCGGCGATGATCGGCATGCTGATGCTGATCGGCATCGTGGTGACCAACGCGATCGTGCTGATCGACCTGATCAACCAGTACCGCACCCAGGGGTACGGCATCGTCGAGGCCGTGATCGAGGGTGGCCGTCACCGGCTGCGCCCCATCCTGATGACCGCTCTGGCCACCATCTTCGCGCTGCTGCCGATGGCCCTGGGCGTCACGGGCGAGGGCGGCTTCATCTCCCAGCCGCTGGCGGTGGTGGTGATCGGCGGTCTGATCACCTCGACCTTGCTGACCCTCCTGCTGGTCCCGACCCTCTACGCGATGCTGGAGCTCCGCAAGGAACGCCGCGCCGAGAAGAAGGCCGCGAAGCGGGCGAAGCGCGACGGGACCCCCACCGCGCCGAGCGAGCCGGCCGAGGTGACCCGGGCCGACGAGTCCGGGGAGCCGGAGCACGCGAGCGTGTGA
- a CDS encoding response regulator, whose protein sequence is MTIRVLLADDQALLRSAFRVLVDSEPDMEVVGEASDGAEAVRLAGEQRPDVVLMDIRMPGTDGLAATRLISDDPALAQVRVVILTTFEVDDYVVQSLRAGASGFLGKGSEPDELLSAIRVAAGGEALLSPAATKGLIARFLAQGDGDDRHDPARSDRLGTLTGREREVLVQVAGGHSNDEIAERLEVSPLTVKTHVNRAMAKLGARDRAQLVVIAYESGLVRPRVD, encoded by the coding sequence ATGACCATCCGTGTCCTGCTCGCCGACGACCAGGCGCTGCTGCGCAGTGCCTTCCGTGTGCTGGTCGACTCGGAACCCGACATGGAGGTGGTCGGGGAGGCGTCCGACGGGGCGGAGGCGGTCCGGCTGGCCGGGGAGCAGCGCCCCGACGTGGTCCTCATGGACATCCGGATGCCCGGCACGGACGGCCTCGCCGCCACCCGCCTGATCAGCGACGATCCCGCTCTCGCCCAGGTCCGTGTGGTCATCCTGACGACCTTCGAGGTCGACGACTATGTGGTGCAGTCGCTGCGGGCCGGGGCGTCCGGCTTCCTCGGCAAGGGATCGGAACCCGACGAACTGCTGAGCGCCATCCGGGTCGCGGCCGGGGGCGAGGCCCTGCTGTCGCCCGCCGCCACCAAGGGGCTCATCGCCCGGTTCCTCGCCCAGGGCGACGGCGACGACCGGCACGACCCGGCCCGCTCCGACCGGCTCGGCACCCTCACCGGACGCGAGCGCGAGGTCCTCGTCCAGGTGGCCGGCGGCCACTCCAACGACGAGATCGCCGAACGGCTGGAGGTCAGCCCGCTCACCGTGAAGACCCATGTCAACCGGGCCATGGCCAAGCTGGGCGCCCGTGACCGGGCCCAACTGGTGGTCATCGCCTACGAGTCGGGACTGGTACGCCCCAGGGTGGACTGA
- a CDS encoding sensor histidine kinase — protein sequence MSTLERTRDGFRAHPLALDAVLAVAVLLCMVAGSFVDPHGEDGPTWGARTPDALSLALMVLAAATLALRRRNPLAVLAVTAALSLVELVTADPRAPVVMATVIALYTVASTTDRPTTWRVGLLTMTALTGAAMLAGPLPWYAQENLGVFAWTGMAAAAGDALRSRRAFVHAIRERAERAERTREEEARRRVAEERLRIARDLHDVVAHHIALVNVQAGVAAHVMDKRPDQAKEALAHVRQASRSALDELRATVGLLRQSGDPEAPTEPAPGLAHLDELADTFRNAGLPVEVARADHDTALSAAVDLAAYRVIQEALTNVRKHAGRSAKAEVSVVRVGPNVEVTVLDDGAGDGTGQRDDDGRDGHPGPGGHGLLGMRERTTALGGTLSAGPRYGGGFRVHAILPVDHHVTTAAGGSV from the coding sequence GTGAGCACCCTCGAACGCACCCGGGACGGCTTCCGCGCCCACCCTCTGGCCCTGGACGCCGTTCTCGCGGTCGCCGTACTCCTCTGCATGGTGGCCGGTTCCTTCGTCGACCCCCATGGCGAGGACGGCCCCACCTGGGGCGCCCGCACCCCCGATGCGCTCAGCCTGGCCCTGATGGTGCTGGCCGCGGCGACGCTGGCCCTGCGGCGGCGCAACCCCCTGGCCGTCCTCGCCGTCACGGCCGCGCTCTCCCTGGTGGAACTCGTCACCGCCGACCCCCGCGCCCCCGTGGTGATGGCCACGGTTATCGCGCTCTACACCGTCGCCTCCACCACCGACCGCCCCACCACCTGGCGGGTCGGACTGCTCACCATGACCGCCCTGACCGGCGCCGCCATGCTCGCCGGCCCCCTGCCGTGGTACGCCCAGGAGAACCTCGGCGTCTTCGCCTGGACCGGCATGGCCGCGGCCGCCGGTGACGCCCTGCGCAGCCGCCGCGCCTTCGTCCATGCCATCAGGGAACGCGCCGAGCGGGCCGAACGCACCCGGGAGGAGGAGGCCCGCCGCCGCGTCGCCGAGGAACGGCTCCGCATCGCCCGCGATCTGCACGATGTCGTGGCCCATCACATCGCCCTGGTCAATGTGCAGGCCGGGGTCGCCGCCCATGTCATGGACAAGCGGCCCGACCAGGCCAAGGAGGCCCTCGCCCATGTGCGCCAGGCCAGCCGCTCCGCGCTCGACGAACTGCGCGCCACCGTGGGTCTGCTCCGTCAGTCCGGCGATCCCGAGGCCCCCACCGAGCCCGCCCCGGGCCTGGCCCACCTCGACGAACTCGCGGACACCTTCCGCAACGCCGGTCTTCCCGTCGAGGTCGCCCGCGCCGACCATGACACCGCCCTGTCGGCCGCCGTCGACCTGGCCGCCTACCGGGTCATCCAGGAAGCCCTCACCAATGTCCGCAAGCACGCGGGCCGGTCGGCGAAGGCCGAGGTCAGTGTCGTACGCGTGGGGCCGAACGTGGAGGTCACCGTGCTCGACGACGGAGCGGGCGACGGCACCGGGCAGCGGGACGACGACGGGCGGGACGGACACCCGGGACCCGGCGGACACGGGCTGCTCGGCATGCGGGAGCGCACCACCGCGCTCGGCGGCACCCTCAGCGCCGGTCCCCGCTACGGAGGCGGCTTCCGGGTCCATGCGATCCTGCCGGTCGACCACCATGTGACGACCGCGGCCGGCGGGTCCGTGTGA
- the pspAA gene encoding PspA-associated protein PspAA — MIVRIMGEGQVKLDDGHLTELNKLDDELLREVESGDEQGFRRTLGSLLEAVRRLGTPLPDDSLEPSQLILPSPDASLEEVRDMLSDDGLIPG, encoded by the coding sequence ATGATCGTACGGATCATGGGGGAAGGCCAGGTGAAGCTGGACGACGGCCACCTCACCGAGCTGAACAAGCTGGACGACGAGCTGCTCCGGGAGGTGGAGAGCGGGGACGAGCAGGGCTTCCGCCGCACCCTGGGATCCCTCCTGGAGGCGGTCCGCCGGCTGGGCACCCCCCTCCCGGACGACTCCCTGGAACCGTCCCAGCTGATCCTCCCGTCGCCGGACGCCTCCCTCGAGGAGGTCCGCGACATGCTCAGCGACGACGGCCTGATCCCGGGCTGA